Proteins encoded within one genomic window of Ursus arctos isolate Adak ecotype North America unplaced genomic scaffold, UrsArc2.0 scaffold_9, whole genome shotgun sequence:
- the FBXL5 gene encoding F-box/LRR-repeat protein 5 isoform X1, protein MAPFPEEVDVFTAPHWRMKQLVGLYCDKLSKTNFSNNNDFRALLQSLYATFKEFKMHEQIENEYIIGLLQQRSQTIYNVHSDNKLSEMLSLFEKGLKNVKNEYEQLNYAKQLKERLEAFTRDFLPHMKEEEEVFQPMLMEYFTYEELKDIKKKVIAQHCSQKDTAELLRGLSLWNQAEERQKFFKYSVDEKSDKEAEVSEQSTGITHLPPEVMLSIFSYLTPQELCRCSQVSTKWSQLAKTGSLWKHLYPVHWARGDWYSGPATELDTEPDEEWVKNRKDESRAFQEWDEDADIDESEESAEESIAISIAQMEKRLLHGLIHNVLPYVGTSVKTIVLAYSSAVSSKMVRQILELCPNLEHLDLTQTDISDSAFDSWSWLGCCQSLRHLDLSGCEKITDVALEKISRALGILTSHQSGLLKTSTSKITSTTWKNKDITMQSTKQYACLHDLTDKDIGEEMDNEHPWTKPVSSESFTSPYVWMLDAEDLADIEDAVEWRHRNVESLCVMETASNFSCSSSGCYSKDIVGLRTSVCWQQHCASPAFAYCGHSFCCTGTALRTMSALPESSAFCKKASRTRLLREKDLIYSGSEKSDQETGRVLLFLSLSGCYQITDHGLRVLTLGGGLPYLEHLNLSGCLTVTGAGLQDLVSACPSLNDEYFYYCDNINGPHADTASGCQNLQCGFRACCRSGE, encoded by the exons cTTTCTAAAACGAACTTTTCCAACAACAATGATTTCCGTGCTCTTCTGCAGTCTCTGTATGCTACTTTTAAGGAGTTCAAAATGCATGAGCAGATCGAAAACGAATATATTATTGGTTTGCTTCAACAACGCAGCCAGACCATTTATAATGTACATTCTGACAATAAACTCTCTGAGATGCTTAGCCTCTTTGAAAAGGGACTGAAGAATGTTAAG aatGAATATGAGCAGTTAAATTATGCAAAACAGCTGAAAGAGAGATTGGAGGCTTTTACAAGAGATTTTCTTCCTCacatgaaagaggaagaggag GTTTTTCAGCCAATGTTAATGGAATATTTTACTTATGAAGAGCTTAAGGATATTAAGAAGAAAGTGATTGCACAACACTGCTCTCAGAAGGACACCGCGGAACTCCTTAGAGGTCTTAGCCTTTGGAATCAAGCCGAGGAGCGACAgaagttttttaaatattctgtggATGAAAAGTCAGATAAAG aagcaGAAGTATCAGAACAATCCACAGGTATAACCCATCTTCCTCCTGAGGTAATGCTGTCAATTTTCAGTTATCTTACTCCTCAAGAATTATGTCGATGCAGTCAAGTAAGCACTAAATGGTCTCAGCTCGCAAAAACTGGATCGCTTTGGAAACATCTTTACCCTGTTCACTGGGCTAGAG GTGACTGGTATAGTGGTCCAGCAACTGAACTTGATACTGAACCTGATGAGGAATgggtgaaaaacagaaaagatgaaagTCGTGCTTTTCAGGAGTGGGATGAAGATGCTGATATAGATGAATCTG aagaatctGCAGAGGAGTCGATTGCTATCAGCATTGCACAAATGGAAAAACGTTTACTTCATGGCTTAATTCATAACGTTCTACCATATGTTGGAACTTCAGTAAAAACTATAGTATTGGCATACAGCTCTGCAGTTTCCAGCAAAATG GTTAGGCAGATTTTAGAACTTTGTCCTAACTTGGAGCATCTGGATCTGACCCAGACTGACATTTCAGATTCTGCATTTGACAG TTGGTCTTGGCTTGGTTGCTGCCAGAGTCTTCGGCATCTTGATCTGTCTGGGTGTGAAAAAATCACAGATGTGGCTCTAGAGAAGATTTCTAGAGCCCTTGGAATTCTGACATCTCATCAGAGTGGCCTTCTAAAAACTTCTACGAGCAAAATTACTTCGACTACATGGAAGAATAAAGACATTACCATGCAGTCCACCAAGCAGTATGCTTGTTTGCACGATTTAACTGACAAAGATAttggagaagaaatggataatgaGCACCCCTGGACTAAGCCTGTTTCTTCTGAAAGTTTCACTTCTCCGTATGTGTGGATGTTAGATGCTGAAGATTTGGCCGATATTGAAGATGCTGTAGAATGGAGACATAGAAATGTTGAAAGTCTTTGTGTAATGGAAACAGCATCCAACTTCAGTTGTTCCTCCTCTGGTTGTTACAGTAAAGATATTGTTGGACTAAGGACTAGTGTCTGTTGGCAGCAGCATTGTGCTTCTCCGGCCTTTGCATATTGTGGCCATTCGTTTTGTTGTACAGGAACAGCTCTAAGAACTATGTCAGCACTCCCAGAGTCTTCTGCATTCTGTAAAAAAGCATCAAGGACTAGATTGCTTAGAGAAAAAGACTTAATTTACTCTGGGAGTGAAAAATCTGATCAAGAGACTGGACGTGTACTTCTGTTTCTCAGTCTGTCCGGATGTTATCAGATCACAGACCATGGTCTCAG GGTTTTGACTCTGGGAGGAGGGCTGCCTTATTTGGAGCACCTTAATCTCTCTGGTTGTCTTACTGTAACTGGTGCAGGCCTGCAGGATTTGGTTTCAGCATGTCCTTCTCTAAACGATGAATACTTTTACTACTGTGACAACATTAACG
- the FBXL5 gene encoding F-box/LRR-repeat protein 5 isoform X2 has product MAPFPEEVDVFTAPHWRMKQLVGLYCDKSLYATFKEFKMHEQIENEYIIGLLQQRSQTIYNVHSDNKLSEMLSLFEKGLKNVKNEYEQLNYAKQLKERLEAFTRDFLPHMKEEEEVFQPMLMEYFTYEELKDIKKKVIAQHCSQKDTAELLRGLSLWNQAEERQKFFKYSVDEKSDKEAEVSEQSTGITHLPPEVMLSIFSYLTPQELCRCSQVSTKWSQLAKTGSLWKHLYPVHWARGDWYSGPATELDTEPDEEWVKNRKDESRAFQEWDEDADIDESEESAEESIAISIAQMEKRLLHGLIHNVLPYVGTSVKTIVLAYSSAVSSKMVRQILELCPNLEHLDLTQTDISDSAFDSWSWLGCCQSLRHLDLSGCEKITDVALEKISRALGILTSHQSGLLKTSTSKITSTTWKNKDITMQSTKQYACLHDLTDKDIGEEMDNEHPWTKPVSSESFTSPYVWMLDAEDLADIEDAVEWRHRNVESLCVMETASNFSCSSSGCYSKDIVGLRTSVCWQQHCASPAFAYCGHSFCCTGTALRTMSALPESSAFCKKASRTRLLREKDLIYSGSEKSDQETGRVLLFLSLSGCYQITDHGLRVLTLGGGLPYLEHLNLSGCLTVTGAGLQDLVSACPSLNDEYFYYCDNINGPHADTASGCQNLQCGFRACCRSGE; this is encoded by the exons TCTCTGTATGCTACTTTTAAGGAGTTCAAAATGCATGAGCAGATCGAAAACGAATATATTATTGGTTTGCTTCAACAACGCAGCCAGACCATTTATAATGTACATTCTGACAATAAACTCTCTGAGATGCTTAGCCTCTTTGAAAAGGGACTGAAGAATGTTAAG aatGAATATGAGCAGTTAAATTATGCAAAACAGCTGAAAGAGAGATTGGAGGCTTTTACAAGAGATTTTCTTCCTCacatgaaagaggaagaggag GTTTTTCAGCCAATGTTAATGGAATATTTTACTTATGAAGAGCTTAAGGATATTAAGAAGAAAGTGATTGCACAACACTGCTCTCAGAAGGACACCGCGGAACTCCTTAGAGGTCTTAGCCTTTGGAATCAAGCCGAGGAGCGACAgaagttttttaaatattctgtggATGAAAAGTCAGATAAAG aagcaGAAGTATCAGAACAATCCACAGGTATAACCCATCTTCCTCCTGAGGTAATGCTGTCAATTTTCAGTTATCTTACTCCTCAAGAATTATGTCGATGCAGTCAAGTAAGCACTAAATGGTCTCAGCTCGCAAAAACTGGATCGCTTTGGAAACATCTTTACCCTGTTCACTGGGCTAGAG GTGACTGGTATAGTGGTCCAGCAACTGAACTTGATACTGAACCTGATGAGGAATgggtgaaaaacagaaaagatgaaagTCGTGCTTTTCAGGAGTGGGATGAAGATGCTGATATAGATGAATCTG aagaatctGCAGAGGAGTCGATTGCTATCAGCATTGCACAAATGGAAAAACGTTTACTTCATGGCTTAATTCATAACGTTCTACCATATGTTGGAACTTCAGTAAAAACTATAGTATTGGCATACAGCTCTGCAGTTTCCAGCAAAATG GTTAGGCAGATTTTAGAACTTTGTCCTAACTTGGAGCATCTGGATCTGACCCAGACTGACATTTCAGATTCTGCATTTGACAG TTGGTCTTGGCTTGGTTGCTGCCAGAGTCTTCGGCATCTTGATCTGTCTGGGTGTGAAAAAATCACAGATGTGGCTCTAGAGAAGATTTCTAGAGCCCTTGGAATTCTGACATCTCATCAGAGTGGCCTTCTAAAAACTTCTACGAGCAAAATTACTTCGACTACATGGAAGAATAAAGACATTACCATGCAGTCCACCAAGCAGTATGCTTGTTTGCACGATTTAACTGACAAAGATAttggagaagaaatggataatgaGCACCCCTGGACTAAGCCTGTTTCTTCTGAAAGTTTCACTTCTCCGTATGTGTGGATGTTAGATGCTGAAGATTTGGCCGATATTGAAGATGCTGTAGAATGGAGACATAGAAATGTTGAAAGTCTTTGTGTAATGGAAACAGCATCCAACTTCAGTTGTTCCTCCTCTGGTTGTTACAGTAAAGATATTGTTGGACTAAGGACTAGTGTCTGTTGGCAGCAGCATTGTGCTTCTCCGGCCTTTGCATATTGTGGCCATTCGTTTTGTTGTACAGGAACAGCTCTAAGAACTATGTCAGCACTCCCAGAGTCTTCTGCATTCTGTAAAAAAGCATCAAGGACTAGATTGCTTAGAGAAAAAGACTTAATTTACTCTGGGAGTGAAAAATCTGATCAAGAGACTGGACGTGTACTTCTGTTTCTCAGTCTGTCCGGATGTTATCAGATCACAGACCATGGTCTCAG GGTTTTGACTCTGGGAGGAGGGCTGCCTTATTTGGAGCACCTTAATCTCTCTGGTTGTCTTACTGTAACTGGTGCAGGCCTGCAGGATTTGGTTTCAGCATGTCCTTCTCTAAACGATGAATACTTTTACTACTGTGACAACATTAACG
- the FBXL5 gene encoding F-box/LRR-repeat protein 5 isoform X3 has product MHEQIENEYIIGLLQQRSQTIYNVHSDNKLSEMLSLFEKGLKNVKNEYEQLNYAKQLKERLEAFTRDFLPHMKEEEEVFQPMLMEYFTYEELKDIKKKVIAQHCSQKDTAELLRGLSLWNQAEERQKFFKYSVDEKSDKEAEVSEQSTGITHLPPEVMLSIFSYLTPQELCRCSQVSTKWSQLAKTGSLWKHLYPVHWARGDWYSGPATELDTEPDEEWVKNRKDESRAFQEWDEDADIDESEESAEESIAISIAQMEKRLLHGLIHNVLPYVGTSVKTIVLAYSSAVSSKMVRQILELCPNLEHLDLTQTDISDSAFDSWSWLGCCQSLRHLDLSGCEKITDVALEKISRALGILTSHQSGLLKTSTSKITSTTWKNKDITMQSTKQYACLHDLTDKDIGEEMDNEHPWTKPVSSESFTSPYVWMLDAEDLADIEDAVEWRHRNVESLCVMETASNFSCSSSGCYSKDIVGLRTSVCWQQHCASPAFAYCGHSFCCTGTALRTMSALPESSAFCKKASRTRLLREKDLIYSGSEKSDQETGRVLLFLSLSGCYQITDHGLRVLTLGGGLPYLEHLNLSGCLTVTGAGLQDLVSACPSLNDEYFYYCDNINGPHADTASGCQNLQCGFRACCRSGE; this is encoded by the exons ATGCATGAGCAGATCGAAAACGAATATATTATTGGTTTGCTTCAACAACGCAGCCAGACCATTTATAATGTACATTCTGACAATAAACTCTCTGAGATGCTTAGCCTCTTTGAAAAGGGACTGAAGAATGTTAAG aatGAATATGAGCAGTTAAATTATGCAAAACAGCTGAAAGAGAGATTGGAGGCTTTTACAAGAGATTTTCTTCCTCacatgaaagaggaagaggag GTTTTTCAGCCAATGTTAATGGAATATTTTACTTATGAAGAGCTTAAGGATATTAAGAAGAAAGTGATTGCACAACACTGCTCTCAGAAGGACACCGCGGAACTCCTTAGAGGTCTTAGCCTTTGGAATCAAGCCGAGGAGCGACAgaagttttttaaatattctgtggATGAAAAGTCAGATAAAG aagcaGAAGTATCAGAACAATCCACAGGTATAACCCATCTTCCTCCTGAGGTAATGCTGTCAATTTTCAGTTATCTTACTCCTCAAGAATTATGTCGATGCAGTCAAGTAAGCACTAAATGGTCTCAGCTCGCAAAAACTGGATCGCTTTGGAAACATCTTTACCCTGTTCACTGGGCTAGAG GTGACTGGTATAGTGGTCCAGCAACTGAACTTGATACTGAACCTGATGAGGAATgggtgaaaaacagaaaagatgaaagTCGTGCTTTTCAGGAGTGGGATGAAGATGCTGATATAGATGAATCTG aagaatctGCAGAGGAGTCGATTGCTATCAGCATTGCACAAATGGAAAAACGTTTACTTCATGGCTTAATTCATAACGTTCTACCATATGTTGGAACTTCAGTAAAAACTATAGTATTGGCATACAGCTCTGCAGTTTCCAGCAAAATG GTTAGGCAGATTTTAGAACTTTGTCCTAACTTGGAGCATCTGGATCTGACCCAGACTGACATTTCAGATTCTGCATTTGACAG TTGGTCTTGGCTTGGTTGCTGCCAGAGTCTTCGGCATCTTGATCTGTCTGGGTGTGAAAAAATCACAGATGTGGCTCTAGAGAAGATTTCTAGAGCCCTTGGAATTCTGACATCTCATCAGAGTGGCCTTCTAAAAACTTCTACGAGCAAAATTACTTCGACTACATGGAAGAATAAAGACATTACCATGCAGTCCACCAAGCAGTATGCTTGTTTGCACGATTTAACTGACAAAGATAttggagaagaaatggataatgaGCACCCCTGGACTAAGCCTGTTTCTTCTGAAAGTTTCACTTCTCCGTATGTGTGGATGTTAGATGCTGAAGATTTGGCCGATATTGAAGATGCTGTAGAATGGAGACATAGAAATGTTGAAAGTCTTTGTGTAATGGAAACAGCATCCAACTTCAGTTGTTCCTCCTCTGGTTGTTACAGTAAAGATATTGTTGGACTAAGGACTAGTGTCTGTTGGCAGCAGCATTGTGCTTCTCCGGCCTTTGCATATTGTGGCCATTCGTTTTGTTGTACAGGAACAGCTCTAAGAACTATGTCAGCACTCCCAGAGTCTTCTGCATTCTGTAAAAAAGCATCAAGGACTAGATTGCTTAGAGAAAAAGACTTAATTTACTCTGGGAGTGAAAAATCTGATCAAGAGACTGGACGTGTACTTCTGTTTCTCAGTCTGTCCGGATGTTATCAGATCACAGACCATGGTCTCAG GGTTTTGACTCTGGGAGGAGGGCTGCCTTATTTGGAGCACCTTAATCTCTCTGGTTGTCTTACTGTAACTGGTGCAGGCCTGCAGGATTTGGTTTCAGCATGTCCTTCTCTAAACGATGAATACTTTTACTACTGTGACAACATTAACG